Proteins encoded in a region of the Esox lucius isolate fEsoLuc1 chromosome 9, fEsoLuc1.pri, whole genome shotgun sequence genome:
- the LOC109616085 gene encoding uncharacterized protein LOC109616085 translates to MSTSRKKNAAYQGHQDKPTTPSTNVIRNPIPDGQRCLVNEDRIRQMERSEREAMEAKAKQISGIYENYVQTALIRVGRNVSHHFAQSTPLHKPPPRTFPRTTEHVVLPRLNNVMGVDKANGQDKDLCLESFRLKGSLSSSMLRIPVPPRSSSPFKKEKKKKKKKGRLEVEALNVQSDINNDITPIDLFEKSKNMQVHLNQEAWKVVKELEATGRRYINPVNSTGERTTSSLGTLSSVDMETPEELRCYLEFGTPDEPRNPTPIPSPPPTKPTSKLLQTPKFFRTARAASSSDKKVASEPTSHIVEIKDQARLQPLDNPEQALDKTLKLLSSDSVDWEKKIEGLTSLRSMAQNHKELLMPRLHDVCLAVIDEVKNLRSAVSRAAMVTLGDMYVHLQRAMDCEVEVTGRVLLHLASYANAFIRQSANTALRHMVQSCSPTRVLKALLAGGLSHRNAAVRGSAAEHLKSLVEVMGAAHILSGKKDLTIHFLIAVSKLAVDPAQDVRHHGLSILKNLATHGSFAKMWQKSTQKKEQDSLRDVILKLNLKARK, encoded by the exons AGTACCAATGTGATCCGGAATCCTATCCCAGATGGCCAGCGTTGCTTAGTCAATGAAGACAGGATTCGGCAGATGGAGAGATCCGAGAGAGAGGCAATGGAGGCTAAGGCCAAGCAGATAAGTGGCATCTATGAGAACTATGTTCAAACAGCTCTCATCAGGGTTGGCAGGAACGTGTCACACCACTTTGCTCAGAGCACACCACTCCACAAACCTCCACCTAGGACTTTTCCCAGAACGACTGAACATGTTGTTCTGCCCCGACTTAATAATGTGATGGGGGTGGACAAAGCCAATGGCCAAGACAAAGATCTCTGCTTGGAGTCCTTCCGGTTGAAGGGGTCATTGAGCAGCAGCATGCTTCGAATTCCTGTCCCTCCTCGTTCTTCTTCTCCCttcaagaaagaaaagaagaagaaaaagaagaaaggcAGGCTGGAAGTCGAAGCCCTCAATGTCCAGTCGGACATTAACAATGACATCACACCCATCGACCTGTTTGAGAAATCGAAGAATATGCAGGTTCACCTGAATCAGGAGGCATGGAAG GTGGTTAAGGAGTTGGAGGCCACGGGCAGAAGGTATATAAACCCGGTCAATTCCACAGGGGAGAGAACCACCAGCTCCCTGGGAACCCTGAGCTCAGTGGATATGGAGACCCCAGAGGAGCTACGCTGCTACTTAGAATTTGGGACCCCGGACGAGCCACGCAACCCCACACCGATTCCTTCACCCCCTCCTACCAAGCCCACAAGCAAACTGCTTCAGACACCTAAGTTCTTTCGCACTGCAAGGGCAGCTTCCAGCTCAG ACAAGAAGGTAGCCAGTGAACCTACGAGCCATATAGTGGAGATTAAAGACCAGGCCAGATTGCAGCCACTGGACAACCCAGAGCAGGCCCTGGATAAGACCTTGAAACTGCTCAGCTCTGACTCAGTTGACTG GGAGAAGAAGATTGAGGGCTTGACCAGTCTCCGTTCAATGGCTCAGAACCACAAAGAACTGCTGATGCCAAGACTGCATGATGTCTGCCTGGCAGTTATAGACGAG GTGAAGAACCTGCGCTCTGCAGTGTCCCGTGCTGCCATGGTAACACTGGGTGACATGTACGTCCACCTTCAGAGGGCCATGGACTGTGAGGTGGAGGTGACTGGGCGCGTGCTGCTGCACTTGGCTAGCTATGCCAATGCCTTCATTCGCCAGAGTGCGAACACCGCCCTGCGTCACATGGTGCAGTCCTGCAGCCCTACACGCGTCTTGAAGGCCCTGCTCGCCGGCGGGCTGAG CCACCGTAATGCTGCGGTGAGGGGCAGTGCTGCTGAGCACCTGAAGAGTCTGGTCGAGGTCATGGGGGCAGCTCACATTCTTTCAGGGAAGAAAGACCTCACTATCCACTTCCTGATTGCTGTCAGCAAACTAGCTGTGGACCCCGCACAGGATGTCAG GCATCATGGCCTGAGCATTCTGAAAAACCTGGCCACTCATGGCAGCTTTGCTAAAATGTGGCAGAAATCTACTCAGAAAAAAGAGCAAGATTCTTTGAGGGACGTCATTTTAAAACTCAACCTCAAAGCAAG GAAATAA